One Ranitomeya variabilis isolate aRanVar5 chromosome 4, aRanVar5.hap1, whole genome shotgun sequence genomic window, CTGTGGGTGGCCTCTATGTTGGAGAAACAGGACAGAGACTGAGACCAAGGATGAGGTCTCATTGTCATACaattacagacaaaaaaaaacCATTTACCTGTGAccaaacatttctgtggtccaggacGCAACATAGACAGTATGAAAGTTGTCCTTTTGAAAGGTAATTTCAAATCACAGAAACATCGTAGGGTCTGGGAAAACAACTTCATTAACATCTTTGGTTCTGTTCACACAGGACTCAATTTGTCAGGAGGTTTTATGGCCCACTTCCAAATCTGAGCAATTTCCTTAAAAATCAATGAAGGCATCACCTGCCCTTTGATCCCACATGCATTTGGGGTCCATTAAACTTTCACACCACTTATCTAATCTTACCTAATTAAGGACTCTCTCTctttaaggccccatcacacatagcgatttaccaacgatcacgaccagcgatacggcctggccgtgatcgttggtaagtcgctgtgtggtcgctggggagctgtcacacagacagctctctccagcgaccaacgatcaggggaacgacttcggcatcgttgaaactgtcttcaacgatgccgaagtccccctgcagcacccgggtaaccagggtaaacatcgggttactaagcgcagggccgcgcttagtaacccgatgtttaccctggttaccagcgtaaatgtaaaaaaaaccaaacagtacatactcaccatgtgatgtccgtcaggtcccttgccgtctgcttcctgctctgactgagttaccgccgtacagtgagagcagagcgcagcggtgacgtcactgccgtgctgtgctctcactttccggccggcagtcagagcaggaagcagacggcaagggacctgacggacatcagatggtgagtatatagtgtttagtaacccgatgtttaccctggttaccagtgaagacgtcgctggatcggtgtcacacacaccgattcagcgatgtcagcgggacctgaacgaccaaaaaaaggtccaggccattccgacacgaccagcgatctcacagcaggggcctggtcgctggtacgtgtcaaacatagcaagatcgctactgaggtcgctgttgcgtcacaaaacttgtgactcagcagcgatctcgctagcgatctcgctatgtgagacggggcctttaagctcagtgtttatttaaatgtccatgtatcacaccttgcctgtgctctatatactgtatataattgggTTTCTTCAAATATTTTGTTATACCAGCCTGATGAAGGGACGTAAgcagtcttgaaagcttgctttgtaacatcattcactatattttgttagccattaaaaggtatcacacccacaagattcctattttggttctcccactgagagcactctataatttttttttcataaactatCAATAAAAATGGCGAGTTAAgtagaaatattaaaaaaatattaaatgggAGGATATTATAATAATTTGTTCTATTCTTAGCAGATTTCTTAGCAGAtgcctgtaccaggagatcagagggacagctgacatcttcagtttttaaatcggatgatcttgagatcccacatgATACAATTGaattgaatgccattactccagatataccatcatcccttcacagcaaagatctgtcacctGGTCCTTTGAAACAGGTCGATCCCTCTGATTTATTACCGACTACTAAAGAAAATCATAGTCGCAAAATAAGTATTAAAATacgaactgctcctaaagcaaagaagccatTATCACGTTCAGAATATGGAAATGATTTTCCCCtcgaaaagtcttttcttaaacatcaaaaaattcccacagcagagaatagattttcttgttccaagtgtgggaaatgttttaaccagaaaggtcaTCTTCAtatacaccagagaactcatacaggggagaagcctttttcatgttcagaatgtgggagatgttttaaccagaaatcaagtcttgttagacaccagagaactcacacaggggaaaagacaTTTTTATGTCAAGAATGTGGGAAGTGGTTTACAGTGAAATCAAGTCTTTTGaaccatcagagaactcacacaggggagaagcctttttcctgttcagaatgtgggaaatgttttaaccgtaaatcaggtttggttaagcaccagagaacccacacaggggagaagcctttttcctgttcagaatgtgggaaatgttttaacggtAAATCAGGTTTGGTtaagcaccatagaactcacacaggggagaagccttttttctgttcagaatgtggaaaatgttttatccagaaatcagatgtggttaagcaccagagaacccacacgggggagaagcctttttcctgttcagaatgtgggaaatgttttaatcttaaatcagatttggttaaccaccagagaactcacacaggggagaagccttttttctgttcagaatgtggaaaatattttaatcttaaatcagatttggttaagcaccagagaattcacacaggggtgaagcctttttcctgttcagaatgtgggaaatgtttttatcttaaatcaaatttggttaagcaccagagaactcacacaggggagaagccattttcctgttcagaatgtgggaaatgttttacacagaaatcaggtttggttaagcaccaaagaattcacactggggagaagcctttttcatgctcttaatgtggaaaatgttttaaacaaAAATTTATTTTCTTAAAGAGGGTAGTGAATTACCATGGCAGCCCCTTGTCATTCCTAATGTTTGACttcgataaaagaaaaaaaaatcttactcTTCTTCTGTGCTGATGACATTCCAGTGATCTCACCACTCGCGTTCCCGGGGCTCATATGAGGTTGTTACATGAcatgagccctgcgcccaatcaatGTTGGCTTTACTGTTCCCGCTTCGgacatattgaacatcaacaggaagccagggctgTGGCTTCTCTCTGACTTCCACTTATTTTTCAATTTGTCCAAAGGTGAAAACAGTGATGCCAGCACTAATTAGATGCCGGGCTCGTGACATAAAAACCTTACATAAGCCCCCCAAAGTGCTGGAACCGTGACAGCATGGGAGGTTTATAtaagtgttttttattttaacaggaccaaacatgaggaatgagaagaggttgtcaaagtagtggacaaccccctttaaacgTCAAAAATCCCACACCGATTAGAGAAGCCATTATCATACCAAGAGTGCAAAAAATGAATTACTggaaaatcgtattttgttgaccatcaaaaataactcagacTATGTTATTgataaattgtacaaaaacatataaCAGACAGACGTATAATTAAATGAGAAAGGGAAATTATTTCAGAACTTACCGTATTTCTTGGATTATAAGACACTTTTTATAATTAGAACATTTTTATTAAGAAAATTATACAATAAAGTTTTTACAAAGAGACATCAGTAGAACAAAGATATTTTCAATGTTGCATGGTATCATATTATTTTTATACATAAAATACAATAAAGTTGTCGTCTTCCTCCAAGGATTCAATATTGTTGATTCAAACAAACTAACACAACCTCCACCCCACCCGATAACACTCCAGAGAGAACTGTATTTATACTATATAAATTTTTTATGATGTGTATACATTAGAATATCTGCCATTCAGCTATAATAATTAGTTTGCATGTGTAATGACCATATATTTAGAATTTAACCTGGAATGATCATACCACAAGTGTTCCTGAAGCCAGGAATTGCCATATGTTATCTCTCAGGAGTACTCCAGATGGTAGGCCTGGAACATTCCACCAGGGTCCCCGGATGTTGTCAAATTTCTCGATTGCTTTTCTCTTTCTAAATACCCATTTTTCCAACCAAATAATATTGTTTAGCTTTTGTATTAACTCATGAACAGTCGGTGGTTAGGCGTCTGGCCACTGTTGTGCAATAAGTTTGTGAGAAATACCTACAGCCATCGAGGATAGATTTGAGATCTATCGATTCTCCCAAATATCCCAATATGCATATTTTGGGGTCTGCATGGATtcgcacatcaaataccctttttaTGATAGATATTGTGCTTTTCCAGTAGGAGCCCAATCTCCTGCACTCCCAGAACATGTGTAACAAATGTGCATTTCCAGTTCCACATCTTGGACAATCCGTATTTGGACATACCCCAATTCTAAAAATAAAATCTCTGTGTTCTATATAATGTATGAATAAGGTATATCTGCGAGAGACTAGTAAATCATTTTTCTGTATATCCGGTGCCGCAGCGCTAAACTGAGTCAGATATACATACCTAAGTTGTAGGTATCGAAAGAAGAAATGGAGGCAATCCAAACTCTTGTAGTTTGTTAAAGCTTTTAAGTGTTCAATTTTCTACCAACTGATCTAAAGTATGAATTCCCCCTCTCTGAAACCATTCAACTTGTCAAACTCCACCAGTCGCTGATTTTGCAATAATGGGGTAACATTAGAGTATTCCCTTATCCCCAACAGTCTCTTCCCTCCCTGTCCCACACCTTGTACATAATTGCTAAGGTCTGTCTCTCTATCTGTACTTAGTGCTCATATCCAGTATGAATATGGGCAGCACCCATTTTTTGTCTTGAAGGACTAGACTACCATTCTTGTCCATACTCTCTCTTCTTCCCCACCCATGAAAATGTTGCATCTGCGAAGCTATCAAATATAATCATGGATCTGCGATCGACAAACCTCCCTCAGTTTTGTCCCTTTGAAGTGATGTCCGTTTTATCCTTGCATTTTGCTTGCTCCATATCAGTTCTCTGAACAATGACTGCACCTTTTGAAAAATGGTAGGAGGGATCCAACATGGGGAATTGTGAAGCAAATACAATTGTGGCATCAAAATCATTTTAATGAGATTCTCGCAACCTATTACAGACAGGAAATTTGCACCACACTTATTTTGGATCTAAATCTTTGTAGTAACGGGATTAATGTTTAATGATatataatctttaaccccttcacctcgaagcctgttttcaccttcatgaccaggccaatttttacaattctgaccactgtcactttatgaggttctaggatgctagcaggtgcgtaggatgcagtgacacacatgagcagagcaagggttaacaggttattTATATCAAACTGAAAGTACAAGCAGGTGGGTAAAGGATGTGAATTTGCGGATGGGGAAAGTGAAATGTAGAAgataataacaggttaacttatcagtctctgtgcggtggaggaaggtggctggaagatcccttggcGCCAGATGTCTCCGATCCTGCAGAAGGGCAAAGCACTGTCTCCTTGTGATGATGAATCCTCTGGGTCCTTCGGCATGTGACCTTCTGGTCCGGGTACACGGTGGGGTAGAGATAAAGTTCGGcagcacagtggaagaagcagttcagtagacaaggccgcagtagaagcgcACAGTCCAGTGGACACAGGCTTGGGCCCctccttagcaggcaccgcaaggatgggactaagcggtgcctccctGGTGATGAGCAGAGCCAAGGTacgcactctatcctggtcactacccaatgtggatgtctctctgggctgagggtagtatGTGTCAGCAGTATCACTAGCTGGGAACTTTGGCACAGCTAACTGGTGTGGGTCCGTCGAGAGGGGGTCAACCATCTCACTGCTCACAAGCTCCTTCCccgccaagtgtcctgtcttcctgttCACACCGCTATTTATGTCTGACCTGCCCCCACCGGTCAAGTGTTCAGAACTGTAGCAGTCAAGAACCTCTTCCCCCTGgaataatggtgacagtcccgacagttccggcccagacacgcaagagaaaCCACTGACTGGGTACACCTCCCTacaaggtcataactctggaacatttcaatggatcccactgattctgagaatgttttttcgtgacatattgtacttcatgatagcgttaAAATTTCTTTGAGATTACCTGCGTttatatgtttaaaaaaattggaaatttggtaaaaatttagcaattttctaaattttaatttttatgcccttaaatcagagttgtgtcacacaaaatagttaataaataatatttcccacatgtctactttacatcagcacaatgtttgaaacatcatttttttttgttaggaagttataagagttaaaatttgacaagcaatttctcgtttttacaacaaaatttgcaaaaccattttttagagaccacctcccaTTTGAAGTGACTGAATAGCctctatgacagaaaatatccaaatgtGACACACtttttaaaaattgcacccctcaaggtgttcaacaccacattcaagaagtttattaacgcttcaggtgcttcacgggaattagtggaatgtggaaggaaaaaataaacatttaactttctttcacaaaaaaatttccttTTGACCTGATTTTTTCtactttttcaagggtaacaggaaaaaatggaccacacaatttgttgttcaatttttcctgagcatgcgaatagcccatatgtgggggaaaaccattgtttgggcacacgcagggctttgaagggaaggagcgccatttcactttttgaaggtAAAATTGGCATAACTAGCGgacccatgtcatgtttagagagcccctgatgtgcctacacagtggaacacccccaagtgaccccattttggaaactagaccccttaggtaacttatctaggtgtgtattgagcaccttgaacccacaggtggttcacagaagtttataatgttaagccatgaaaataaatctaatttttcccacaaaaatctattttggctccaaattttgtattttaacaagggtaacaggagaaaatggaccacaaaatttgttgtgcaatttctcctgaattcaccactaccccatatgtggttgaaaactacttttcaggcacagtgcaaggctcagaaaggaagtagCAGCACATTACAGTGCATTACATTGGCAGATCCCCTGAAGTGTAAGAACAgcagaccccccataagtgactccattttacaaactaaacctctcaataaattcatctaggggcgcagtgattatattgacaccacaggtgtgtcacatactcttataccattgggcagtgcagaaaaaataatatacatttttACTACCAAGATTGTGTGTATCCCCAagttttatattttaatattagaACATGGGTAAAAATGACGCGAAAATTTGTCCCACGatctctgctgaatgtagaaataccccatatgtgaatgtacagtactacttaaccATACGGAGTGACTCGCGAGGGACagaacgctatttgcctcctggagttcagattttcctagaatagtttgcggatacCATATAAGGAGACCCTAAGTGCTATAAAAGCAGAATCCCtctcaagtgacactattttgtaaATTGTACCCCTTTGGAAATTTGTGTACAGGTgtaatgacgattttgactccatggttgttttccagaaacaagcagcgtggatgttgctcagtgaaaattgcaaactactgttgtagtgaccagtatgctgtagtgaccagtacgctgtagtgaccagtacattatgctaaGCTCATGctgctggagacacgcacctgtaaattaggtgggctctccccactacagaaatgccaaacgtggacgctaaatgtggcttaggcacattggggctcagaagggaggggggcatttggatttgggagcgcagaatttgttgaatttctttaggggggcgaggagccattttgcttttccagtgcctttgtgctaccagtaacatggaacttCCCACCATATTTCCGTTAACAATTGacgaacctgagtggggactttctttttttgtggattgagttgaagcttttattgggaacattttacataaggttttggatcacatttattcggCTCTCTACGCTgacactttggggtttccatctaaatctctgagtggcgtaattcagattaaacccccgatggatcattcactataatgaggcagcagttactctggactccgtctggcctctgttcagtgttgtcctttttAGAAGTGcccaaaactgtggccaacagcacttttatgcaatcctaaaaagaaggACACTTCCGGATAACAGGtaagatggcgtccacagtgcctccatctgcctcattatagggaatcttctgctgcgGGTTCtgcctgaatcatgtatttcagatatttacacggaaaccccagtgtaaacgctcagcgtagagcgcaggataaatgtgagccaagctatACTGcagtctttgggaggcagaatgaaaaaatcaacagtatgtgaagaattggttttatttattttttacgccgttcctcctgtggtgtaagtgattaggtgactttattctttgggtcggtgcgattacagcaataccagatttatagcgggtttttatgtttggctgctgtcacatactaaaagatgctttttattgcaaaaactagtttttgcatcaccatattttgagagctataacttttccatattttggcccacagagtcatgtgaggtcttttttttttgcaggcttgctgatgtttttattggtaccattttcaggcacatgacattttttgttcgctttctATCACAATTTTTGGGAGACTGAATGAATATGCAGCTACAGCTTGGAGCGACCAAGCTATTGCACAACTCTTGGGAAAACAGTGAATTCAGCTAGAAGAGTATAACCCATatattaaaacgtaacttttactgtcATAATTAAAATGGAAcaaacaaataataaacacagGTGCTCGCGCCGATAACAGTGCAGATTAAAAAACTAGTTGTATCTCACCAATCGTAGACTAGGGTACCCACGTAGATGAATaagggtcccagggagggtccagcaACGAAATGGAGCAATATGTAAGGGGATGGGGAACTCTtgcctactcccctgtcgtgccccagcattaactcctgtcctaacaaggacaggcccagatgagccctacactggacaccccccaccaaatatgTTGATGTAAAACGCCTCCCATCATGGTTTCTCTCGGCCGAAGAGAACttcttagagaaaaaggcacagggtttgtTGTTAGTCAGAGTAGAGGGGCCCttggacaacactgcccccaccccctcCG contains:
- the LOC143767603 gene encoding uncharacterized protein LOC143767603 isoform X1, which produces MDLDRDKMAERIIHLILEILFRLTGEDYTVVKKTSSELCQDPVSEGWERLLSPIMGPPPHPLIHEDINDQKTLELTYKMIELLTGEVPIRCQDVAVYFSKEEWEYVEGHRDLYKDVMMEDPQPLSSPDLSSKRTTPERCPRPPLFPQDCKQEDPNVPQDHQGEDLTHINTTETYVRSDERCKEEIPTYDYPADFLADACTRRSEGQLTSSVFKSDDLEIPHDTIELNAITPDIPSSLHSKDLSPGPLKQVDPSDLLPTTKENHSRKISIKIRTAPKAKKPLSRSEYGNDFPLEKSFLKHQKIPTAENRFSCSKCGKCFNQKGHLHIHQRTHTGEKPFSCSECGRCFNQKSSLVRHQRTHTGEKTFLCQECGKWFTVKSSLLNHQRTHTGEKPFSCSECGKCFNRKSGLVKHQRTHTGEKPFSCSECGKCFNGKSGLVKHHRTHTGEKPFFCSECGKCFIQKSDVVKHQRTHTGEKPFSCSECGKCFNLKSDLVNHQRTHTGEKPFFCSECGKYFNLKSDLVKHQRIHTGVKPFSCSECGKCFYLKSNLVKHQRTHTGEKPFSCSECGKCFTQKSGLVKHQRIHTGEKPFSCS
- the LOC143767603 gene encoding uncharacterized protein LOC143767603 isoform X2, whose product is MDLDRDKMAERIIHLILEILFRLTGEDYTVVKKTSSELCQDPVSEGWERLLSPIMGPPPHPLIHEDINDQKTLELTYKMIELLTGEVPIRCQDVAVYFSKEEWEYVEGHRDLYKDVMMEDPQPLSSPDLSSKRTTPERCPRPPLFPQDCKQEDPNVPQDHQGEDLTHINTTETYVRSDERCKEEIPTYDYPDFLADACTRRSEGQLTSSVFKSDDLEIPHDTIELNAITPDIPSSLHSKDLSPGPLKQVDPSDLLPTTKENHSRKISIKIRTAPKAKKPLSRSEYGNDFPLEKSFLKHQKIPTAENRFSCSKCGKCFNQKGHLHIHQRTHTGEKPFSCSECGRCFNQKSSLVRHQRTHTGEKTFLCQECGKWFTVKSSLLNHQRTHTGEKPFSCSECGKCFNRKSGLVKHQRTHTGEKPFSCSECGKCFNGKSGLVKHHRTHTGEKPFFCSECGKCFIQKSDVVKHQRTHTGEKPFSCSECGKCFNLKSDLVNHQRTHTGEKPFFCSECGKYFNLKSDLVKHQRIHTGVKPFSCSECGKCFYLKSNLVKHQRTHTGEKPFSCSECGKCFTQKSGLVKHQRIHTGEKPFSCS